One genomic region from Diabrotica undecimpunctata isolate CICGRU chromosome 9, icDiaUnde3, whole genome shotgun sequence encodes:
- the LOC140449601 gene encoding uncharacterized protein, translating into MDNYVKYKLMGGQKKMKTNVVPHVFDCQQNRKRSKRSFENHPTAAGTKRTAKRIVDEAISLVPQDPVCIQENLEIVACSSKTIHPMEIQLETNDIEVSKRDVSSQTCPSVRSKGVQCNLQCGITVGLSPIKIIPVNVEMKPSTSYVTNISETTLSIQSSDHENFSESSEYTLTPSEVKKLNDEKRTEFKNLTANCIITKLQNRPRLYMGLPEHAYYTFQLLEKYCKMQKYLEKRHWST; encoded by the coding sequence ATGGATAACTATGTTAAATACAAGTTAATGGGTGgtcagaaaaaaatgaaaactaaTGTAGTGCCTCATGTATTTGATTGCCAGCAAAATAGAAAAAGATCAAAAAGATCGTTTGAAAATCATCCCACCGCTGCAGGTACTAAGAGAACTGCAAAAAGAATTGTTGATGAAGCTATTTCTTTGGTGCCACAAGATCCAGTCTGTATTCAGGAGAATTTGGAGATAGTTGCATGTAGTAGTAAGACCATTCACCCTATGGAAATTCAGCTGGAAACAAATGACATTGAAGTTTCGAAAAGGGATGTCTCTTCACAAACCTGTCCTAGTGTTAGGAGTAAAGGTGTTCAATGTAACCTACAGTGTGGAATTACAGTAGGGTTATCGCCAATCAAAATTATTCCAGTCAACGTAGAGATGAAGCCATCAACAAGTTATGTGACCAATATTTCTGAAACTACTCTAAGCATACAAAGTAGTGATCATGAAAATTTTAGTGAAAGTAGTGAGTATACTTTAACGCCCAGTGAAGTGAAAAAACTTAATGATGAAAAGAgaactgaatttaaaaatctGACAGCGAATTGTATAATCACAAAGTTACAAAACAGACCTAGATTGTATATGGGATTACCAGAACATGCGTACTATACATTTCAACTGCTAGAAAAATATTGCAAG